TGAAATAAGTTTTTTGAGAATGAAACTAGTCAAAATAAATTGGCAAAGTAGTCTTGTTTTTAACACAATGCAAACTAGGACATAAACCCCCTGCTGAGATTGGCTTGATGAAGAAATCTATTTTGGAAACTCGATTGGCAGTTTGGCAccctgtttttttttaatttttcttgAACATGTCTATTTTTTCCTTTAATTTTATGGTTAATATCTAATCAGATACAGAACACAAAAAATCTAACCAGCGCACTCACCAGATTGCCAAGGGGAACAATAAATCGTAAAATACAGAGAGGAAAACTGAATAAATAATACTACTCCCTTCGGTCAGTATAAATTGCTGTTTCGGAACAAGCAAATAGAACTACATGCAAGTCAAGATTCCGTGTGAAAAACGTGAAAAAAAGTGAATGTGTAGTAGTAATTCGTTAATGCTTACTCCTCCATCACTCCAGAACGTTAGGAGTATTTTCACTAGACACAATTCATACAAAATAGACTTTGACTTTTAATTTGTCTTGTAGTATGTTGCTAATTGccaaaaaaaataatatcatctctCAATGGCACTTAAAAACGGAAATATATTAATATAATCAAGTTTTATATCCTAATAAACTTACATATAATTTGACTAATTGTGTTggttaaaattttaaaatttgaattttcccCGTCAAAATATATACATACTAACTAATATAGTTCACATGGTTAAAAATGAACTCTTTTGCATGCATATTTACATATCTACCGAGGTTTTAAATCTTCGCCTATATAGTTGTTTAATTTAAGGGAGGTCAAGCTATTTTTGTCCATCATATAGTATAATTTAGTAGCTATAGCTTCATTAGCTCTGCTATTAACTGTTTTTGAGAGGTATCCGTTAAAGGTCATAGATGGAGATCTATAAAACATTGACTAAAGAATTCCATACAAGGAGGTACTTCATAACAGATGCAAATCTAGTCAATTTTTCAAGATGGACGTTCTTGTTTAATTAAGTGTTCTCATCAGATTTGCTATATTCCcttactttcaaaaaaaaagagttatttcaaaaaaaaagaaaaagagttgcTATATTCCCCAACTGTGCTGAATtagtttttttctttcgaggcccttgatagattttacatGCCGGCCTGTTATCTCACATTATGCCTAGGACTACTGATTTCCGTTTACAGATTTTCTTTTATGAGATTCAGTTTACAAAGTTCACTTGTCTAATTATTAGCATTATTTGATGTGTTTTTTCTTAACTGGCTGGGCATTGCAGGAGGGACAGCTTCATCACCCACCGTGCGTTCTGCGATGCACTGGCGCAGGAGAGCGCGCGGGTGCCGCCCATCGGCGCTGGCATGTACGGCACCGGCGGCATGGCCCTCGGCCTCTCCGGGATGGCCGCCTCCCATCAGTTGCAGTCCTTCCAAGACCAGGCCCACTCCtcggccaccaccaccatcgGCAGCAATCCGGCGGCGCAGTTCGAGCACCTCATGCAGCCGTCCACCGGCTCCCCCGCGTTCCGCGGCGCGCAACCGACATCGTCGTCTTCCTCGCCGTTCTACCTCGGCGGCGCCGAGGACGGCCACCAGAGCCAACCTAGCCACTCCTCTCTGCTCCACGGCAACAAGCAGGTCTACCACGGTCTGATGCAGCTGCCGGAGCAGCATCAGCCGGGGAGTAACAACGGCCTCCTCAACCTGGGGTTCTTCTCGGGCGGGAGCGGCGGACAGGACGCCCGCCTCGTGTTCCCGGACCAGTTCAACGGCGCCATGGGCGGGAACGTCCGCGGCGACGGCAGAGAGCACGGTAACAGCGGCGCCAACACTGAGTCAGCGGCCATCTTCTCCGGGAACCTAATGGGAAACCAAATGGCAAGCAGCGCCGGCTTTTCTTCTTCCTTGTACAACTCGTCCGAGACCGTCGCGCCGCCGCAGATGTCGGCGACGGCGCTGCTGCAGAAGGCCGCTCAGATGGGCGCGACgacgagcagcggcaacgtgaACTCTCTGCTCAGGGGGCTTGGTAACGGCGGCGGCACCTTGAACGGGAGGCCTGCCGCCGGAGCAGCTAGGTTCATGGCCGGGGAGAGCTCCTCGTCGAGGAGCACTTCTCAGGCCGAGAACGAGAGCCAGTTCCGGGACCTGATGAACACGCTCGCAGCGTCCGGGAGCGGGGCTGGCACAGCGTTCAGCGGTGGGTTCCCGGGCATGGACGGCAGCAAGCTGAGCACGAGAGACTTcctcggcgtcggcggcggcggcgtcatgCGGAGCATGGGTGGCGCGGCGGGGCTGCCGCTGCGGCACGGTGCCGCGGGCATTGGCATGGGCTCATTGGACCCAGAAATGAAGTAGGCGATCGAAATCCGAAACGATCGACCACCGCATGCAGCATTATGCTCCACTCTTGGCTCTTGTGTTGCATGCAAGGTAAGTAGCAGCAGCCTAACCAACGACTAGGGTTCATGGATTTGGCTGATGAAGATGAGGCCATCTATCGtgctaaaaaaaaagaagacgaTGCCATCAACCATGATATGTTTATGGTGCTGCACGGTGCATGAATGGTGTTGGAGATTGATGATACTAGCTAGTGTAGTACTATAGTGTAGCTCCTGCTGGGGATGTAAGAATCGATCAAAAGAAATAATAGCAGAGAAGGCTGGACCAGTTGTTAAATTAAATGCcggtatctatttaattttggcTCTGATGCATGCTAAGTAGTGGTATGAACCGTGTTTTTTTTATCTAGGTTAAAATTGCATGGTTGGCTATAGGTCAGATTGATATGTATAGATTatcctcaactacctaatgctaTGGGACTTAGTGTCACAAATACAGCTGGGCTACGGCAAGGACAACCTCATCTGGCGATGGACGCCGGATAGAAAGTATTTCTCCAAGTCAGCATATATATCGGGCCCATGCTCTAGGATCGGGAAGACATGGGCTCCACTTCGCGTAAAGTTCTTCTTATGGCTCGCCATCAGGGGTTGTCATCGGACTGCGGACAAGAGACGACGCCATAGGTTACACGTGGACGACCACTGCTACCTCTGCGACCAAAACCCCGAGACCATCGACCACATCATTGCCTCCTACTCGTTCTCGCGTCAGGTCTGGTGGACCATTCTAGCGGTTCTTGAGGTTGACGCTTCCTAGGTAGGCGACGGGACCCTGCTAGCCTGGTGGGATTAGTGGCGGCGGAGATGGCATGAAGACAAGCAAAGAGGAGCAGACACCCTATTCACGCTGGTGGCTTGGGAGATCTAGAAAGAGCGAAACACATGGTGCTTCCGAAGCGCCCCTTCGACCATCAACCAGCTATTGCCCACCATTAAACATACTGCTGATCTATGGATCGACGCCGAGGCACGAAACCTGGTTGTCTTATTCGTGAGTAATAGGTTTTGAGCAGTGGCGGAGCGTGGCGGTAAAATAAGGGGGgctattttttttgttgttatACAGTGGTCCATGCAGATTTATCTTAGTTGCAAGTGTTAATGGGCTACAATTctttatagttttttttttgcgacaATACAATTCCTTATAGTTGGGCCACCAAGGAAAGACTACCGAGCAATAA
This window of the Sorghum bicolor cultivar BTx623 chromosome 7, Sorghum_bicolor_NCBIv3, whole genome shotgun sequence genome carries:
- the LOC8058010 gene encoding protein indeterminate-domain 5, chloroplastic isoform X1, with the protein product MAAASSSAHLFGLGDAQMQMQQPPPPQQHQHQHQQAAAPPPPNPAAPAPKKKRNQPGNPTDPDAEVIALSPKTLLATNRFVCEVCNKGFQREQNLQLHRRGHNLPWKLKQKNPKDVRRRVYLCPEPTCVHHDPSRALGDLTGIKKHYCRKHGEKKWKCDKCNKRYAVQSDWKAHSKTCGTREYRCDCGTLFSRRDSFITHRAFCDALAQESARVPPIGAGMYGTGGMALGLSGMAASHQLQSFQDQAHSSATTTIGSNPAAQFEHLMQPSTGSPAFRGAQPTSSSSSPFYLGGAEDGHQSQPSHSSLLHGNKQVYHGLMQLPEQHQPGSNNGLLNLGFFSGGSGGQDARLVFPDQFNGAMGGNVRGDGREHGNSGANTESAAIFSGNLMGNQMASSAGFSSSLYNSSETVAPPQMSATALLQKAAQMGATTSSGNVNSLLRGLGNGGGTLNGRPAAGAARFMAGESSSSRSTSQAENESQFRDLMNTLAASGSGAGTAFSGGFPGMDGSKLSTRDFLGVGGGGVMRSMGGAAGLPLRHGAAGIGMGSLDPEMK
- the LOC8058010 gene encoding protein indeterminate-domain 5, chloroplastic isoform X2 — its product is MAAASSSAHLFGLGDAQMQMQQPPPPQQHQHQHQQAAAPPPPNPAAPAPKKKRNQPADPDAEVIALSPKTLLATNRFVCEVCNKGFQREQNLQLHRRGHNLPWKLKQKNPKDVRRRVYLCPEPTCVHHDPSRALGDLTGIKKHYCRKHGEKKWKCDKCNKRYAVQSDWKAHSKTCGTREYRCDCGTLFSRRDSFITHRAFCDALAQESARVPPIGAGMYGTGGMALGLSGMAASHQLQSFQDQAHSSATTTIGSNPAAQFEHLMQPSTGSPAFRGAQPTSSSSSPFYLGGAEDGHQSQPSHSSLLHGNKQVYHGLMQLPEQHQPGSNNGLLNLGFFSGGSGGQDARLVFPDQFNGAMGGNVRGDGREHGNSGANTESAAIFSGNLMGNQMASSAGFSSSLYNSSETVAPPQMSATALLQKAAQMGATTSSGNVNSLLRGLGNGGGTLNGRPAAGAARFMAGESSSSRSTSQAENESQFRDLMNTLAASGSGAGTAFSGGFPGMDGSKLSTRDFLGVGGGGVMRSMGGAAGLPLRHGAAGIGMGSLDPEMK
- the LOC8058010 gene encoding protein indeterminate-domain 5, chloroplastic isoform X3, with the translated sequence MQMQQPPPPQQHQHQHQQAAAPPPPNPAAPAPKKKRNQPGNPTDPDAEVIALSPKTLLATNRFVCEVCNKGFQREQNLQLHRRGHNLPWKLKQKNPKDVRRRVYLCPEPTCVHHDPSRALGDLTGIKKHYCRKHGEKKWKCDKCNKRYAVQSDWKAHSKTCGTREYRCDCGTLFSRRDSFITHRAFCDALAQESARVPPIGAGMYGTGGMALGLSGMAASHQLQSFQDQAHSSATTTIGSNPAAQFEHLMQPSTGSPAFRGAQPTSSSSSPFYLGGAEDGHQSQPSHSSLLHGNKQVYHGLMQLPEQHQPGSNNGLLNLGFFSGGSGGQDARLVFPDQFNGAMGGNVRGDGREHGNSGANTESAAIFSGNLMGNQMASSAGFSSSLYNSSETVAPPQMSATALLQKAAQMGATTSSGNVNSLLRGLGNGGGTLNGRPAAGAARFMAGESSSSRSTSQAENESQFRDLMNTLAASGSGAGTAFSGGFPGMDGSKLSTRDFLGVGGGGVMRSMGGAAGLPLRHGAAGIGMGSLDPEMK